In Bradyrhizobium diazoefficiens, the following are encoded in one genomic region:
- the bioB gene encoding biotin synthase BioB, whose amino-acid sequence MSGHQEPLRGKVSQEQQVRRDWTRTEAEALHGLPFADLVFRAHSIHRSNFDPNIVELASLLSIKTGGCPEDCGYCSQSAHYDTGLKATRLMDQADVIAAANRAKDAGATRFCMAAAWRSPKDPDLNRVCDMVSAVKELGMETCVTLGMLTPEQAERLCAAGLDFYNHNVDTSPEFYVKIITTRTLQDRIDTLAHVRRHGIKVCSGGIIGMGERVEDRLGMLVLLANLPVHPESVPINLWNEVNGVPVVETAERPDPIEVVRLIAVARILMPRAVVRLSAGRQYMSDELQALCFLAGANSIFIGDVLLTTKNPQREHDANLLSRLGISTRVS is encoded by the coding sequence ATGAGCGGCCATCAAGAGCCCCTTCGGGGCAAAGTCAGTCAGGAACAGCAGGTCCGTCGCGACTGGACCCGTACGGAAGCCGAAGCTCTACATGGACTGCCCTTTGCAGACCTGGTCTTTCGAGCCCATAGCATTCATCGCAGCAATTTCGACCCCAACATAGTCGAGCTCGCGAGCCTGCTCAGTATCAAGACCGGCGGGTGTCCCGAAGATTGCGGATATTGCTCCCAAAGCGCGCATTACGACACCGGTCTCAAGGCAACGCGGCTGATGGATCAGGCCGATGTCATCGCCGCCGCGAATCGCGCCAAGGATGCTGGCGCGACCCGCTTCTGCATGGCGGCTGCCTGGCGGAGCCCGAAGGACCCCGATCTCAATCGGGTCTGCGACATGGTCAGTGCGGTGAAGGAACTCGGCATGGAAACATGCGTCACGCTGGGCATGCTGACGCCTGAACAGGCAGAACGGCTCTGCGCCGCTGGACTCGACTTCTACAATCATAATGTCGACACCTCGCCCGAGTTCTACGTCAAGATCATTACCACCCGCACGTTGCAGGACCGTATTGACACGCTGGCGCATGTACGGCGTCACGGCATCAAAGTCTGTTCCGGCGGAATCATCGGGATGGGCGAGCGGGTCGAAGATCGCCTTGGCATGCTCGTGCTCCTCGCCAATCTCCCAGTTCATCCCGAGAGTGTGCCGATCAATCTGTGGAACGAGGTCAACGGAGTTCCAGTCGTGGAAACGGCGGAACGTCCCGACCCGATCGAGGTGGTGAGACTAATTGCAGTCGCTCGCATCTTGATGCCCCGCGCCGTGGTGCGGTTATCCGCCGGTCGTCAATACATGTCGGATGAACTCCAGGCGTTATGCTTCCTGGCGGGCGCGAACTCGATCTTCATCGGTGACGTATTGCTGACTACGAAGAACCCGCAGCGCGAGCACGATGCGAACCTGCTCAGTCGGCTCGGTATCAGCACCCGGGTTAGCTAA
- a CDS encoding short-chain fatty acyl-CoA regulator family protein — MKLRKIFAGDRLRRLREQRGTTQAALANALEISPAYLSQIEADQRPITRKLLMRLGELYRLDVNYFADDDDLRLANELRESASDPLFGAAVSGEEASAAVRVAPEIAQRFLHLYRAYLALEEEHRSLQTLIVHDDMGAASRFPYDEVRDWVQSKRNHFDVLDRAAERLAAARSFSPENRGEDFVRYLRDAHQIKVEHAPEALDMGMIWRLDRNSRTLFLSEDAPTESRLFWIAHVIGLLEEGEAIERQVRQARLSNDEAASLARVALANYYAGAIIMPYEPFLHAARDARYDVERLQRRFGASFEQVCHRLSTLQRRASPGIPFYFLKIDIAGNVLKRSSATRFQFARFGGPCPLWNVHQSFSQPGRILVQLAATPDGTTYLCIARTVGLSAGSYLSRPRAVAVGLGCEIAYASQTVYSKGIDLEDVEASDPIGPGCRACERTDCRHRALPPIGRALDVGTAERGVVPYRIETKR, encoded by the coding sequence ATGAAGTTGCGAAAGATCTTTGCAGGCGACCGACTGCGGCGGCTCCGGGAACAGCGCGGGACAACGCAAGCGGCGTTAGCCAACGCACTCGAAATCTCGCCAGCTTATCTTAGCCAGATCGAGGCGGATCAAAGACCGATCACGCGCAAGCTTCTGATGCGATTGGGGGAGTTGTACCGCCTGGACGTAAACTATTTCGCCGACGATGATGATCTGCGGCTCGCGAATGAATTGCGAGAAAGCGCGAGCGATCCATTGTTCGGTGCCGCCGTTTCGGGAGAGGAGGCCAGCGCTGCCGTCCGGGTCGCGCCTGAGATCGCACAGCGCTTCCTGCATCTCTACCGGGCCTATCTGGCACTGGAGGAAGAACACCGCTCGCTTCAGACGCTCATCGTGCATGACGACATGGGAGCTGCGAGTCGCTTTCCATACGATGAGGTCCGAGACTGGGTGCAATCGAAGCGAAATCATTTCGATGTACTCGATCGCGCGGCCGAAAGACTTGCAGCCGCCAGGAGCTTTAGTCCCGAAAACCGCGGCGAAGACTTTGTCAGGTACCTACGCGATGCGCATCAGATCAAAGTAGAGCATGCACCTGAAGCGCTCGATATGGGCATGATTTGGCGACTCGATCGCAATTCCCGGACGCTATTCCTCTCGGAGGATGCGCCGACGGAGAGCCGCCTGTTCTGGATCGCGCATGTAATCGGTCTCCTTGAGGAAGGGGAAGCCATTGAGCGGCAGGTCAGGCAGGCTCGCTTGAGCAACGACGAAGCTGCCTCGCTGGCACGCGTCGCTCTCGCCAACTACTATGCGGGTGCAATCATTATGCCCTATGAGCCCTTCCTTCACGCCGCGCGGGACGCGCGATACGACGTCGAACGCCTCCAGCGCCGCTTTGGAGCGAGCTTCGAACAAGTTTGCCATCGCTTGAGCACCTTACAACGTCGAGCCTCGCCGGGCATTCCGTTCTATTTTCTGAAGATCGACATCGCCGGAAACGTGCTGAAGCGCAGCAGTGCCACGCGCTTCCAATTCGCCCGCTTTGGAGGCCCCTGCCCGCTCTGGAACGTCCACCAATCGTTCTCGCAACCGGGCCGCATTTTGGTGCAGCTCGCAGCCACGCCTGATGGGACCACCTATCTATGTATCGCGCGCACCGTTGGCCTTTCTGCCGGCTCGTACCTAAGTCGCCCTCGCGCGGTCGCGGTCGGACTAGGCTGTGAGATCGCTTATGCCAGCCAGACGGTGTATTCAAAAGGTATCGATCTGGAAGACGTAGAGGCTTCGGATCCTATCGGGCCCGGCTGCCGCGCTTGCGAACGGACAGACTGTCGACACCGCGCACTACCGCCTATCGGACGAGCTCTTGATGTTGGCACTGCAGAAAGGGGTGTCGTACCGTATCGAATTGAGACGAAGAGATAG
- a CDS encoding DeoR/GlpR family DNA-binding transcription regulator has protein sequence MQKKATRQNKIRAALDDDPALRVNELANLLKVSTETIRRDLFELEQAGALKRTYGGAVRNPVAEPALVERLKIMIHERRAIARLALTMIEDSESLLIGGGATCLHFATALRGISRNLVVVTPCYGIAAELAVNPLIQVIMLPGYFDGREGLVHGPDTLEAIQRYRVPTAILGASGVDNSGLSDAMPAAAQVFAAMIQHASRSLILADRSKFNHRALSLVSAWKRGLYLVTDTKPDSRLSATILAANAEISVVNAPALLVDQNAD, from the coding sequence ATGCAAAAAAAAGCAACCAGACAGAACAAGATTCGCGCGGCGTTAGACGATGATCCCGCCCTGCGGGTGAACGAACTCGCAAATCTTCTGAAAGTTTCAACCGAAACAATCCGACGCGATTTGTTTGAGCTGGAACAAGCGGGAGCACTCAAACGGACTTATGGCGGAGCCGTTCGCAATCCAGTAGCCGAGCCCGCACTGGTCGAGCGCCTCAAAATCATGATTCATGAACGCCGAGCAATTGCTCGGCTGGCACTAACCATGATCGAGGATTCCGAAAGCCTCCTCATCGGCGGCGGAGCGACCTGTCTGCACTTTGCGACGGCGCTTCGAGGAATTTCCCGCAACCTAGTCGTCGTCACGCCTTGCTATGGCATTGCAGCAGAGTTAGCGGTGAATCCCCTAATTCAGGTGATTATGCTCCCGGGCTATTTCGATGGTCGCGAGGGGCTTGTCCACGGCCCAGACACGCTTGAAGCAATACAACGTTATCGGGTGCCGACGGCCATTCTTGGCGCATCCGGCGTTGATAACAGCGGTCTTAGCGACGCTATGCCAGCAGCTGCCCAAGTATTTGCAGCCATGATTCAGCACGCTTCACGTTCCCTGATTCTTGCCGATCGAAGCAAATTCAATCACCGAGCTCTTTCGCTCGTTAGCGCCTGGAAAAGGGGTCTATATCTAGTCACCGATACCAAACCAGATTCGCGATTATCAGCGACCATCCTGGCAGCCAACGCTGAGATCTCGGTGGTGAATGCACCGGCCTTGTTGGTGGACCAAAACGCCGACTAG
- a CDS encoding branched-chain amino acid ABC transporter permease: protein MTWLLDNENRMDAIVAIALVAMAIALPFLIDSRYILGQVILALFYACIASQWNLVFGFAGIFSLAPIAIFAMGGYATAMLCFFFGWSVWAALIPAALIAAVFSILLGLACLRLSGVYVALLTLAVTQVMYLLIVTDAECFVRVGSVCRQFTGGAAGFSRFGDLGTRAWLRGDWIIGNYFIVCALLVVTMIATWMILNGPAGLTFRAIRDNPGYAAARGINRFRVQLLVFGISAFFSGLAGGVYAAHFQVIGPTILQLPQLMFIIAIVVIGGVGTFWGPLLGTVVLVGADELMREAGEFRTFGLGVIIAGATVLMPGGLAGALHRARRWTATAKLMRDKVR, encoded by the coding sequence ATGACATGGTTGCTCGACAACGAAAATCGAATGGACGCCATCGTTGCCATCGCGCTTGTCGCTATGGCGATCGCTTTGCCCTTCTTGATCGATAGCCGCTATATTCTCGGGCAAGTCATACTAGCGCTGTTCTATGCGTGCATCGCTTCGCAATGGAACTTGGTCTTTGGCTTTGCGGGAATATTCTCATTGGCTCCGATCGCTATCTTTGCGATGGGCGGCTATGCTACAGCAATGCTGTGTTTCTTTTTTGGTTGGTCAGTGTGGGCCGCGCTCATTCCTGCTGCATTGATCGCCGCGGTATTTTCAATATTGCTCGGACTGGCCTGCTTGCGGCTTTCTGGCGTCTATGTCGCCTTGCTAACGCTTGCCGTCACGCAGGTCATGTATCTGCTGATCGTGACGGATGCGGAGTGCTTTGTGAGGGTCGGCAGTGTCTGCCGCCAATTCACCGGTGGCGCAGCCGGCTTCTCCCGGTTCGGAGATCTAGGCACACGGGCGTGGCTGCGGGGCGATTGGATCATCGGCAATTATTTTATTGTTTGCGCACTGCTTGTGGTCACCATGATTGCCACCTGGATGATCTTGAACGGGCCTGCCGGGCTCACGTTCCGGGCGATTCGAGACAATCCGGGTTATGCGGCCGCTCGGGGCATCAACCGCTTCCGGGTGCAGCTTTTAGTATTTGGAATTTCTGCCTTCTTTAGCGGGCTCGCGGGTGGCGTTTACGCTGCGCATTTTCAGGTGATCGGGCCCACCATACTTCAATTGCCCCAGCTAATGTTTATCATTGCGATCGTGGTGATCGGCGGCGTCGGCACGTTTTGGGGACCACTTCTTGGCACTGTTGTCCTGGTTGGCGCGGATGAGTTGATGCGCGAGGCAGGTGAGTTCCGGACTTTCGGTCTCGGAGTCATAATTGCCGGAGCGACAGTACTGATGCCTGGAGGGTTGGCGGGGGCGCTTCACCGGGCTCGTCGGTGGACGGCGACGGCGAAGTTGATGAGAGACAAGGTCAGATGA
- a CDS encoding branched-chain amino acid ABC transporter permease: MNTFYSILVAGLTVGALYAIATIGLSLIWGALGVLNMAHGALLTLGGYTAYYAISVKGLPVWAGVATSLLAGAMAGGLLYIVVVRNVLRQDKVDFETNVMIATVGVAIAVENGILLLFGGQPLKQPVSIDGSASWSALVVPWQNLSIFVAAILAMVSVALLLARTRMGRAIRATSQSRDAARLMGVAVDRVYLVVLMLSGLIAAGCGLLLSTMTQLSPSLGGDPMLKAFIMCVVAGLGNVLGAVIVSFGLALLEAWTEYALGARWGFPILLSVVVCVLIWRPTGLLGNAQIRRL; the protein is encoded by the coding sequence TTGAATACCTTCTACTCCATTCTGGTCGCAGGTCTGACCGTCGGCGCGCTCTATGCGATTGCGACCATAGGTCTCTCGCTCATATGGGGCGCGCTGGGCGTCCTGAATATGGCTCATGGAGCTCTTCTGACGCTTGGTGGCTACACGGCTTACTACGCAATCTCAGTGAAGGGGCTCCCAGTATGGGCCGGCGTGGCTACCTCGCTCTTGGCGGGGGCAATGGCCGGAGGCCTCCTCTACATTGTAGTGGTGCGCAACGTACTGCGCCAAGACAAGGTGGATTTTGAAACCAACGTGATGATAGCGACCGTTGGAGTTGCAATTGCAGTTGAGAACGGAATCCTGCTGCTGTTCGGTGGTCAGCCTCTCAAGCAGCCAGTATCCATCGACGGATCTGCTTCGTGGAGCGCCCTTGTCGTCCCGTGGCAAAACCTGTCGATATTCGTCGCAGCAATTTTGGCTATGGTGTCGGTTGCGCTGCTCTTGGCACGGACCCGAATGGGGCGAGCGATTCGTGCCACTTCGCAAAGCCGAGACGCTGCGCGCCTGATGGGCGTTGCTGTTGATCGCGTCTACCTTGTGGTCTTGATGCTTTCCGGCTTGATTGCTGCTGGTTGCGGTTTGCTTCTCTCGACGATGACCCAACTGTCGCCCTCGCTTGGCGGTGACCCGATGCTTAAGGCATTTATTATGTGTGTCGTCGCCGGCCTGGGCAACGTGCTCGGTGCGGTGATCGTCTCTTTCGGTCTCGCTCTCCTCGAAGCGTGGACCGAGTATGCGCTGGGCGCGCGTTGGGGATTTCCCATCCTTCTATCCGTAGTCGTCTGCGTCCTCATTTGGCGGCCGACCGGTCTGCTTGGTAACGCTCAGATACGGCGACTTTAG
- a CDS encoding ABC transporter ATP-binding protein has translation MTPVLELSSVRAGYEGIEVLHGLSLTIAAGELVTVVGPNGHGKSTLLRAISGLVPRREGEIYLDGTPVDRHVHLTAARGIAHVPQGDMLFSGMTVRENLLMGAYLSRDRAEVARRLDAVYALLPKLAERRDQNVSTLSGGERRMVGIGRGLMMDARIMLIDEPSLGLAPLVIEQIYAVIAALGRAGRTILLVEENPARVADISDRLYLLDNGEFVWSGPPNELLASDELIMAYLGG, from the coding sequence ATGACACCAGTGCTTGAGCTGAGCTCTGTACGAGCAGGTTACGAGGGGATTGAGGTGCTGCATGGTTTGTCGTTGACCATTGCTGCCGGAGAACTGGTGACCGTTGTTGGTCCCAATGGACATGGCAAGTCCACGTTGCTCCGAGCCATATCGGGCCTGGTTCCGCGACGCGAAGGAGAAATATATCTAGATGGGACTCCGGTTGATCGGCATGTTCACCTGACGGCTGCCCGCGGTATCGCTCACGTGCCGCAGGGCGACATGCTCTTTTCGGGCATGACCGTGCGCGAAAACCTCCTGATGGGAGCCTATCTCTCCCGCGACAGGGCGGAAGTCGCGCGACGGCTCGATGCAGTTTATGCGCTCCTGCCGAAACTTGCGGAGCGGCGTGACCAAAACGTATCGACGCTGTCAGGCGGGGAGCGGCGAATGGTTGGTATCGGGCGCGGCCTGATGATGGACGCGCGGATCATGCTGATTGACGAGCCGTCGCTCGGACTTGCGCCGCTGGTCATCGAACAGATCTATGCGGTGATTGCGGCTCTTGGCCGCGCCGGTCGCACGATCCTGCTCGTCGAAGAGAATCCCGCTCGCGTGGCAGACATCTCCGATCGGCTCTATTTGCTCGATAACGGCGAGTTCGTCTGGTCAGGCCCACCCAACGAGCTGTTGGCGAGCGACGAACTCATCATGGCCTACCTGGGGGGCTGA
- a CDS encoding ABC transporter ATP-binding protein: MQDTQSLLVCEGVTRRFGSLVAVDNISIAVKRGEILGIGGPNGAGKTTLFDVITGITPASAGRIVFDEQDISRVTADRICQLGAARTFQLNAAFDHMTVRENVEIGAYFGRERRLFPGLKVGTNTRRAASEALELVGLSSKAGMLVGELPVFDRKRLMIAGAMATAPKMLFLDEPVGGLNAHEIDSIIDLMRKLSAGGLTIVLIEHVMRFLIALSSRVLIMHHGSLLFEGRPEQVAEDDRVVEVYLGHGAKDRLKRYFAGGIGKEL; encoded by the coding sequence ATGCAAGACACGCAATCTCTTTTAGTTTGTGAAGGCGTGACGCGACGTTTTGGCTCGCTTGTTGCGGTGGACAATATCTCGATCGCAGTCAAACGAGGCGAGATCCTGGGAATTGGCGGGCCTAATGGAGCCGGCAAGACGACGCTGTTCGATGTCATTACCGGAATAACGCCGGCCAGCGCTGGCCGAATAGTCTTCGACGAGCAAGATATCTCCCGTGTCACGGCCGATCGCATATGCCAACTCGGTGCGGCCCGCACGTTCCAGCTCAATGCCGCATTCGACCATATGACCGTCCGGGAAAACGTAGAGATCGGCGCCTACTTTGGCCGCGAGCGAAGGCTTTTTCCTGGCCTGAAAGTGGGAACAAATACGCGCCGCGCAGCGAGCGAGGCGCTGGAGTTGGTCGGGCTCAGCAGCAAGGCCGGAATGCTTGTTGGTGAGCTTCCTGTGTTCGACCGCAAGCGCCTCATGATCGCCGGTGCTATGGCGACTGCCCCGAAGATGTTGTTTCTGGATGAGCCGGTCGGTGGACTTAACGCGCATGAGATCGATTCCATCATCGATCTGATGCGTAAGCTCAGCGCAGGGGGCTTGACCATCGTGCTCATCGAGCACGTCATGCGCTTCCTGATCGCGCTTTCGAGCCGCGTATTGATCATGCACCATGGCAGTCTGTTGTTCGAAGGTCGTCCTGAACAGGTCGCGGAAGATGACAGAGTCGTCGAGGTCTATCTCGGGCACGGCGCCAAGGATCGTCTGAAACGGTATTTTGCCGGCGGTATTGGGAAAGAGCTATGA
- a CDS encoding ABC transporter substrate-binding protein yields MKRRQFLSSAATLGVAAVAGLNASSAQSQNAAPIPIGSALPMSGAAAGDGVEFKNGLQLAAEEINASGGILGRPVEIHIEDTRDMGADLVGQAMQRLIDRYKTPAIVNGYNLGANMVELDVAADNDVIVMHNNTQIAHQEKFKTDPKRFYGGFQTDPAEYWYGPGCLGFLNSLVASGQWKPANKKIAIVASAVEYSIVIGNAIRDKAAEHGWNVSLYETVPFPTNQWGPVLAKLREDPPAAILITHFLAQDLAQFMTQFLTRPTQSLIYMQYGPSLPVFREIGGSAVNGVIYSTVIGGLPDEFASGFRDKYKAKFGKTAAWLTGAQTYDALWMYAVAAATAGGPGKPSDGSQARKVAAALRKLVYRGVSGAFHFDPAGQVAFSYPTQIKDPSLGLPHQFLQHQDYRTEPRLIAPALYATDPFKLPPWLT; encoded by the coding sequence ATGAAGAGACGACAGTTTCTCTCCAGTGCTGCCACACTGGGTGTTGCGGCGGTCGCAGGTCTTAACGCGAGCAGTGCACAAAGCCAAAATGCAGCGCCAATTCCAATCGGGTCAGCGCTGCCAATGTCCGGCGCAGCCGCGGGCGACGGTGTCGAGTTCAAGAACGGCCTTCAGTTGGCCGCCGAAGAAATCAATGCGTCGGGCGGAATCCTCGGGCGTCCGGTCGAGATACACATTGAAGATACGCGCGACATGGGGGCTGATCTCGTCGGCCAAGCTATGCAGCGCCTCATTGATCGATACAAAACGCCAGCGATCGTCAACGGCTACAATCTGGGCGCCAACATGGTGGAGCTCGATGTTGCTGCAGACAACGACGTTATCGTGATGCACAACAACACGCAGATTGCACACCAGGAGAAATTCAAGACCGACCCCAAGCGATTCTACGGTGGTTTTCAGACCGACCCGGCAGAATACTGGTATGGGCCTGGCTGTCTCGGGTTTCTCAATTCCCTCGTCGCTTCCGGCCAATGGAAGCCGGCCAACAAGAAAATCGCAATCGTAGCGTCGGCGGTTGAATACTCCATCGTCATCGGCAACGCAATCCGAGACAAGGCGGCCGAACATGGATGGAATGTATCGCTCTATGAAACGGTGCCGTTTCCGACAAACCAATGGGGACCGGTGCTTGCCAAGCTGCGGGAGGATCCACCCGCAGCAATTCTGATAACGCACTTTCTTGCGCAGGATCTCGCTCAGTTCATGACGCAGTTTCTAACGCGTCCGACGCAAAGTTTGATCTACATGCAATACGGTCCTTCGCTGCCAGTATTTCGGGAGATCGGCGGCTCGGCGGTCAACGGCGTCATCTATTCTACGGTCATCGGCGGTCTTCCGGACGAGTTTGCAAGTGGTTTCCGCGACAAATACAAAGCCAAGTTCGGTAAAACGGCGGCGTGGCTCACCGGAGCTCAAACTTACGATGCGCTGTGGATGTATGCAGTGGCGGCTGCCACCGCGGGAGGTCCCGGCAAACCCTCCGATGGTAGCCAAGCGCGCAAAGTTGCTGCCGCACTGCGCAAGCTAGTCTATCGTGGCGTCAGCGGCGCATTCCACTTCGACCCGGCTGGTCAGGTAGCCTTCAGCTATCCCACACAGATCAAGGATCCTTCATTGGGGCTGCCGCACCAGTTCTTGCAGCATCAGGACTATCGCACGGAGCCACGATTGATTGCCCCGGCACTTTACGCAACCGATCCTTTCAAGTTGCCGCCGTGGCTGACCTGA
- a CDS encoding SDR family NAD(P)-dependent oxidoreductase, translated as MNKIDLSAKHAVVTGGSSGIGAAVVRALAAAGASVTVMARKRDHSAEDARMYDDPKVDFVDLDVSDSKAVTRVFAEVAARKGIDISVLSAGLLLAGKLLDTDDEAWRRTMAVNLDGLFYTTRESIRHMMAQGRGGKVVSIGSISGYRGNQGFAAYCTSKGGALNFMRQVAMDYAAHGINVNAVAPGFIYTPMTDIYDKETKAKLAAQTPDGKWGTSEQIADAVMFLSSNLADHIHGQSILVDGGWTLGVFAQP; from the coding sequence GTGAACAAAATCGATCTTTCAGCAAAGCACGCGGTCGTGACGGGCGGCAGTTCTGGAATTGGTGCCGCGGTGGTGCGCGCGCTCGCTGCCGCGGGAGCTTCGGTGACCGTGATGGCCCGAAAGCGCGATCATTCGGCTGAAGACGCGAGAATGTACGACGACCCGAAGGTCGACTTCGTCGATCTCGACGTCTCCGATAGCAAAGCGGTAACGCGCGTGTTTGCCGAAGTGGCGGCTCGGAAAGGAATCGATATCTCCGTCCTATCCGCAGGTCTCCTGTTGGCCGGAAAGCTGCTCGACACGGACGATGAGGCTTGGCGTCGTACAATGGCCGTCAATCTGGACGGCCTTTTCTACACGACCCGAGAGTCCATTAGGCACATGATGGCGCAAGGGCGTGGCGGCAAGGTCGTATCCATCGGTTCTATTTCCGGTTACCGGGGTAACCAGGGCTTCGCTGCTTACTGTACGTCGAAAGGCGGCGCCCTCAATTTCATGCGCCAAGTCGCCATGGATTACGCAGCGCACGGTATCAACGTGAACGCGGTCGCTCCCGGTTTCATCTACACGCCGATGACCGACATCTACGACAAAGAGACCAAGGCGAAGCTTGCGGCACAGACGCCCGACGGGAAGTGGGGTACGTCGGAGCAAATTGCAGATGCTGTGATGTTTCTCAGCTCGAACTTGGCTGACCACATCCATGGTCAAAGCATTCTAGTCGATGGCGGCTGGACGCTGGGCGTGTTCGCCCAGCCATAG
- the tdh gene encoding L-threonine 3-dehydrogenase, which translates to MKALVKAKSEPGLWLREEPVPTIGSNDVLIRVKKTGICGTDIHIFNWDEWARKAVPVPMVVGHEFAGEIVDLGAAVQGLVCGQRVSGEGHVITMHGRAARSGRFHLVSQPQGLGVNIQGAFAEYVRIPAFNVVPLPDDIDDELGAILDALGNAVHTALSFNLVGEDVLITGAGPIGIMSAAVARHVGARHIVITDVNPERLELAAKTTDVVPVDVSTEDLASVKERLGIKEGFDVGLEMSGASAAFNDLVEHLVVGGKIAMLGIPSKPFVVDWTKLVFKMLTVKGIYGREMFETWHKMLGMVQTGLDVRTVITHRLPARDFQLGFDTMQSGRSGKIVLDWSLIGHEACR; encoded by the coding sequence ATGAAGGCGCTCGTCAAGGCCAAGTCCGAGCCTGGATTATGGCTACGCGAAGAACCCGTGCCCACGATCGGATCGAATGACGTCTTGATAAGAGTCAAGAAGACCGGGATCTGCGGTACCGATATCCATATTTTCAATTGGGACGAGTGGGCTCGTAAAGCAGTGCCCGTGCCGATGGTGGTGGGCCATGAGTTCGCGGGCGAAATAGTTGATCTCGGCGCTGCTGTTCAAGGCCTTGTATGTGGCCAGCGTGTCTCGGGGGAGGGGCATGTAATCACAATGCATGGTCGCGCCGCTCGCAGCGGACGCTTTCATCTTGTCTCGCAACCACAAGGGCTCGGCGTCAACATCCAGGGCGCATTTGCTGAATACGTGAGAATTCCCGCTTTTAATGTCGTGCCGTTGCCCGATGATATTGACGACGAACTAGGTGCTATTCTGGATGCGCTTGGCAACGCAGTCCATACAGCGCTGTCCTTCAACCTCGTGGGCGAGGACGTTCTGATCACCGGGGCAGGGCCAATTGGCATTATGAGCGCTGCTGTGGCGAGACATGTCGGTGCTCGTCATATCGTCATCACTGACGTAAATCCGGAGCGGCTAGAACTGGCGGCCAAAACAACGGACGTCGTGCCCGTTGATGTTTCAACGGAAGATCTGGCGTCTGTTAAGGAGCGGTTGGGTATCAAGGAGGGTTTCGACGTTGGTCTGGAAATGAGCGGTGCGTCCGCGGCCTTCAACGATCTGGTTGAGCATCTCGTAGTAGGCGGGAAGATCGCAATGCTTGGTATTCCCTCGAAGCCGTTTGTAGTTGATTGGACCAAGCTCGTTTTCAAGATGCTCACGGTGAAGGGCATCTATGGCCGAGAGATGTTCGAAACCTGGCACAAGATGCTAGGCATGGTGCAGACCGGCCTCGATGTGCGAACGGTTATTACGCACCGCTTACCGGCTCGAGACTTCCAGCTCGGCTTCGACACAATGCAGAGCGGGCGCTCAGGAAAAATTGTCCTCGACTGGAGCCTGATCGGGCATGAGGCCTGCCGGTGA